The following proteins are co-located in the Neodiprion virginianus isolate iyNeoVirg1 chromosome 6, iyNeoVirg1.1, whole genome shotgun sequence genome:
- the LOC124306963 gene encoding ribosomal RNA-processing protein 8, translating to MKIFKESAWEIDVTGDKLTNDLFIGRKKKAKPTKISVNILQAQKKSILRKKPKSKVAKLARNAEIINLPAARNGVSSNIRKSSDSTINETLIKKWKSESHKNSDPRSSANANNSATELSSKKNKPNKVNKKKIPNDAHHRISKQKLEPNGDILAKRIEKQKLKRKKKKLKNLRISSSTKEPFIANSTDGRDNSTTDVQAEMKDDKNLTNLKVSTKVIESRITIDRLQKLLAEKQQHDSIKIYKKSTEQKSLRDRMLARLKSSRFRYLNEQMYNSESWSSKKYFKEDPDAFLAYHEGYQLQVEQWPLNPLDTIIASIKKMPKDYIVADFGCGEARLAASVTQNVHSLDLVAMNDKVTTCDMAHSSLLTGRIDVVVFCLSLMGTNLTDYLIEANRVLRKDGILKIAEVESRFNDVDEFIKTLGVYGFVNTWKDLSHNLFYFMDFKKDADVTKKRSKLPPLVLNPCLYKKR from the exons ATGAAGATATTTAAGGAAAGTGCTTGGGAGATTGACGTAACAGGTGACAAACTGACGAACGATCTATTTATCGGT CGGAAGAAGAAAGCCAAACCGACCAAAATATCGGTTAATATTCTTCAGGCTCAGAAGAAATCGATACTACGTAAAAAACCGAAATCAAAAGTTGCCAAACTGGCACGGAATGCTGAAATCATCAATCTTCCTGCAGCTAGAAATGGAGTCAGTAGCAATATACGTAAATCTTCTGACTCAACGATAAACGAAACTTTAATTAAGAAATGGAAATCCGAATCACATAAAAATTCGGACCCTAGATCTAGTGCTAATGCGAATAACAGTGCCACTGAATTATCGTCGAAAAAGAACAAACCTAAcaaagttaataaaaaaaaaattccaaacgaTGCTCATCATAGGATCAGCAAACAGAAATTGGAGCCAAATGGAGATATTCTTGCAAAGCGGATTGAAAAGCAAAAATTAAAgcgtaagaaaaagaaactaaaaaatcTAAGAATTTCAAGCAGTACAAAAGAGCCTTTTATTGCAAACTCGACAGATGGAAGAGACAATTCCACAACGGATGTTCAGGCTGAAATGAAAGACGATAAGAATTTGACCAATCTCAAAGTTTCAACCAAAGTTATTGAATCCAGAATAACAATCGACAGATTACAGAAATTGCTCGCTGAAAAGCAGCAGCATGACTCAATAAAGATCTATAAGAAAAGTACTGAGCAAAAATCACTAAGAGACAGAATGTTGGCTAGACTCAAGTCTTCAAGGTTTCGATACTTGAACGAACAAATGTACAACAGCGAAAGCTGGTCGTCCAAGAAATATTTTAAGGAAGATCCTGACGCATTTTTAGCCTACCATGAAGGCTATCAGCTCCAAGTGGAACAGTGGCCTTTGAACCCTTTAGATACCATAATCgcatcgataaaaaaaat GCCGAAAGACTATATTGTCGCAGACTTCGGATGCGGCGAAGCCAGACTTGCAGCCAGTGTAACACAGAACGTACACTCCTTGGATCTGGTTGCCATGAATGATAAAGTCACCACCTGCGATATGGCACATTCGTCATTGCTGACGGGCCGAATTGATGTCGTGGTTTTCTGCCTCTCTCTGATGGGCACAAATCTGACAGATTACTTGATAGAAGCCAACAGAGTTCTGAGGAAAGA TGGGATTCTCAAAATTGCCGAAGTTGAAAGTAGGTTCAATGACGTGGACGAGTTCATCAAAACTTTGGGTGTTTACGGATTTGTCAATACATGGAAAGACTTATCGCACAACTTATTCTACTTTATGGACTTTAAAAAAGACGCCGACGTCACGAAAAAACGAAGTAAACTTCCACCTCTCGTGCTCAATCCGTGTTTATATAAAAAACGTTGA